One Pichia kudriavzevii chromosome 3, complete sequence genomic window carries:
- a CDS encoding uncharacterized protein (PKUD0C06310) yields MARHRKYMGKITEARFPKGKSHMPLEPHQYIIFLRWISNFFVWIAIQKAMPPKNEEGPLFDQEHSTGLTDQLQEKISSKCKTYHLQLNNLHERIYRYETFKVLVGFLENTLLAHIPYIDFPTNEILDMVLTATQLNQVSERPSDSIVCLAAPCIRYLSSLLRVFEYSPVLRDKEEKLIFKKELDTLYQKLRALFSFLIPDDSRRRKRKKHSTVQSYLLARNLSDGFSAADKPENVEGKLILNKIDSVFELSTNSDKFNKLDTFFGVQYLKEIKYSFWDSFIFAFETASKLTCIQNPEIYEIYYETWSRWRELHKLLIGFMTLEIKREQKLFNTLLCSNLMRITHVTDPGMFTDDQYEDSLLTSIRYVFASSKDPILSGPILSIDLTKSKTFASIPLTIESKYTGSGIGIESLPTRSELLNLIWRHIAALPVSEETKESFVDNVATELMKLTPRENFVFFSSRLSTLIEDTTEDLNFLVSFKMMNLISRDWSYTAYNFLENFSSYIKHIGTFISQLAEQDHQRPLSQSASDILTITGCNNSEFNLFFVLANYQLLYISRTVKFSAEEWKLLEGINLLKRTVHLNLADLLKDKL; encoded by the coding sequence ATGGCAAGGCATCGAAAATACATGGGCAAGATTACAGAGGCGCGTTTTCCAAAAGGAAAGTCCCATATGCCCCTGGAACCACATCAATATATCATTTTTCTAAGGTGGATTTCTAACTTTTTCGTGTGGATTGCAATTCAGAAGGCTATGCCGCCCAAAAATGAAGAGGGACCACTGTTTGACCAAGAACATTCAACAGGCTTGACGGATCAActacaagaaaaaatctcGAGTAAATGCAAAACTTATCACTTGCAACTGAACAATTTGCATGAAAGGATATATCGGTATGAAACATTTAAGGTTCTAGTTGGCTTTCTCGAGAATACACTGTTGGCTCATATACCTTATATAGATTTCCCTACAAACGAAATACTAGATATGGTTCTGACAGCTACCCAGTTAAACCAAGTCTCGGAGAGGCCCTCTGACTCTATTGTTTGTTTAGCTGCCCCATGCATTAGATACCTAAGCAGCCTATTGAGGGTATTCGAATACTCTCCTGTTCTTAGGGACAAGGAGGAAAAActtatattcaaaaaggaACTTGACACTCTATATCAAAAGCTACGAGCCCTTTTCTCGTTTCTTATCCCTGATGACTCTAGGAGgcgaaaaagaaagaagcaCTCAACAGTTCAGTCTTATTTGTTAGCCAGAAATTTATCAGATGGCTTCTCTGCAGCGGATAAGCCAGAAAATGTGGAAGGGAAACTTATATTAAACAAAATTGACTCTGTTTTTGAATTATCTACTAATTCGGACAAGTTTAACAAACTGGATACGTTTTTTGGGGTACAATATTTGAAGGAAATAAAGTATAGTTTTTGGGATTCCTTTATATTCGCTTTTGAAACGGCCAGTAAACTAACATGCATTCAGAACCCCGAAATATATGAGATTTACTATGAAACTTGGTCTCGCTGGCGTGAACTACACAAATTGTTAATCGGATTTATGACTTTGGAGATTAAACGAGAACAGAAACTATTTAATACGCTACTATgttcaaatttgatgaGAATCACACACGTGACAGATCCAGGCATGTTTACCGATGATCAGTATGAAGACTCATTATTAACTAGTATCAGGTATGTTTTTGCAAGCTCCAAGGATCCCATTTTGAGTGGTCCTATTTTGTCAATAGATTTAACAAAGAGTAAAACTTTCGCATCGATTCCCTTAACCATTGAATCTAAGTATACTGGATCTGGAATAGGAATAGAGTCATTACCAACAAGATCTGAGctattgaatttgatcTGGAGACACATAGCTGCACTACCCGTTAgtgaagaaacaaaagagtCTTTTGTCGATAATGTTGCAACTGAATTAATGAAACTAACTCCAAGGGAAaactttgtatttttttcaagtcGTTTGAGTACCTTGATTGAGGATACCACCGAGGACCTGAATTTCTTGGTTTCATTTAAAATGATGAATCTTATTTCCAGAGATTGGTCTTACACAGCATATAATTTTCTCGAAAACTTCTCCAGTTACATTAAACATATAGGTACATTTATTAGTCAGCTTGCTGAACAGGATCATCAGCGACCCCTTTCACAAAGCGCATCAGATATCCTGACTATAACTGGTTGCAATAACAGCGAGtttaatttattttttgtcCTAGCTAATtatcaacttctttatatttcaCGAACAGTCAAGTTTTCTGCAGAAGAATGGAAGTTATTAGAGGGAATTAATCTGCTGAAACGTACAGTCCACTTAAATTTAGCCGATTTGCTAAAAGATAAACTATAG